ACCCAGCCATGCAAAGCAGCAAAAGGAACAGTTCCAGCCACAGGCCCCGGGTCATTGCCCCGGCGGCCTTGAAAGCTTGAACGGGTCGCATCCCCCTGTCGATGATCAGGTAGGGCATGAACTGGTACCTAACGGCTATGTAGACGCCGGGCACCACGAAAAGGGCCACCCCTAGGCTGATAAGCGAGAGAAGGATGAAGGAACCGATGATGTAAGGGACGAACAGGGGCCTCATGTGCTTCAGCCGGTCCATATCGATGGTGCCCCTGTCGAGGAAGGAAAGGCTTACGATGATGACGACCATGGCCGCCAAGGCCCTGAGGGCCCAGAGCGCAGCTCCCAGGAGAAACCTGGAGAGGTTTGCATCCCCAGGCGTGAGCCTCCCCAAAAGGACACCCGGGATCGCCAGGATAGCGCCAATAAGGAGCAACAGGACGAAAAAGAAAAGGGTGTTCCGCCTAAAGGTTCTCCAGCCAAAGGCCAGCGAGTCTCTGATCCGCACCCTGCCGGTCATGACAACCTCCTCCGGGCA
The DNA window shown above is from Thermovirga sp. and carries:
- a CDS encoding DUF975 family protein, whose amino-acid sequence is MTGRVRIRDSLAFGWRTFRRNTLFFFVLLLLIGAILAIPGVLLGRLTPGDANLSRFLLGAALWALRALAAMVVIIVSLSFLDRGTIDMDRLKHMRPLFVPYIIGSFILLSLISLGVALFVVPGVYIAVRYQFMPYLIIDRGMRPVQAFKAAGAMTRGLWLELFLLLLCMAGLNALGAIPLGLGLLITVPVTALAHAMIYRDLVSWP